TTTGCGGTCCTGATGGCAGCGGCCGGTCATGTCCTTGTTCAGCACGCGCGCGCCGAGCTTTTCGAGGCTCTGCGCGACGAGCCACGGCAGCGGGCCCGGCATGTAGCCGATGTCGAGATTCGGCCCCGTGTCGAGCGCATCCGGAAACACGCAGAGCTCGTAGTCCTTGAACGGGTAGTCCTCAGGATCTTCGTCGACGGCGGCCGACAGCAGGCATGCGGGCCCGTGACACAGCGTGATGATGTGCCGGTCCTGGTCGAGCGCCCAGCGCAGCGTGCGCTTGACGTCCTTGCTGTGCGGAATGCCGGCAAGCACGCCGTGGCCGCCGGGAATGAACACCGCGATATACGGCGAATCGGCGCCGGGATGCTGGTCGAGCACGTCGGACAGCTTGAGCGGCGTCTTCAGCTTCGGCAGGTACTTGCGGTAGGTGCTCTGCACGGCCTCGTCATCGCTCGGCATCGCCCAGAGTTCGAGCTTGGCCGGATTGCCCGACAGCGTCGCGATGTCGATCTCGAAGCCGGCCTTGTCCATGTGGTGCATCGGCAGCAGCATCTCGACCGGATGGTTGCCGGTCGAGAACATCTTGCCGTTCGTCATCAGGATGTAGCGCTCGTCGGTCGCGATCATCAGGACCTTCCACTTGCCGCCGGTGTACGGATTCGGGTAATCGGCGCCGTCGAAGTCGGTCTTCGACGACGTGTACTGCGACAGCGAATACGGCGACGGGAAATACGCGTTGTTCTCCGCCGGGTCGGCGGCGGGCGTGCGGTCCGTCTGCGTCGTGTCGGAAGTCATGGCTGCTCCTTGCTCGGGGGATGGGTTCGGATGGGGCGGGCGTGGCCGGTGGGCGCCTGCGTGAGTCGTCGCGGCGATTCCGCGGCGGCGACCTGGCGTTCCGGTCATGTCCCGGTCGTGCGGACGGGTATCTCGCAGGGACGATACGTGCTGAGATGAATCCTACAACGCCGTTCCGCGGCGAACGCCTCCCCGAACGGGTGGGTATCCCGTATCCATCGCCGTGATACGCGTCCGGACGGCTCGTCGCCGGTTTCGACGGGGGCTCGCTCCCCCCGGACAGGGGGGACGCGAAAGCCGGCCGGTCCGGTATCGTGGCCGCACGCTCGACGACCCGACCGGTCGCCCATGGAGACCTTCATGCATTCGTCATACCCGTACCCGCAAGACGAACCGGCGCCGTCCGGCCATGCGTATCCGCTGCTGATCAAGCAGTTGCTTCATGCGCCGCTGGCGACGCGGCCCGAGCAGGAAATCGTGTACGGCGACCGGGTTCGGCATGATTACTGGGCGTTCCGGCATCGCATCGGGCAACTCGCGAGCGGACTGTCGTCGATCGGTGTCGGCGCGGGCGACGTCGTCGCCGTGCTGGACTGGGACAGCCATCGCTACCTGGAGTGCTACCACGCGATCCCGATGATGGGCGCGGTGCTGATGACCGCCAATGTCCGGCTGTCGCCGGACCAGTTGCTGTATACGCTCAACCATTCGGGCGCATGCATCGTGCTGGTTCACCGCGACTTCCTGCCGTTGTGGGCGGGCATGCGCGACCGGCTCGACACCGTGCGGCACGTCGTGCTGATCGCCGACGGCGACGAAACCGGGTTGCCGGACGGTTTCACCGACGAATACGAGGCGCTCGTCGCGGCCGGTTCGCCCGATTTCGCGTTCCCCGATTTCGACGAGCAGACCCGCGCGACGACGTTCTACACGACCGGCACCACCGGCCTGCCGAAGGCGGTGGCGTTCACCCATCGGCAGCTCGTGCTGCACACGCTCGCGGGCATGGCGGCGTTGTCGAGCGCGCGCGATCGCGGCCGCGTGCATCGCGACGACGTCTACATGCCGATCACGCCGATGTTCCATGTGCACGCCTGGGGAATGCCGTACATCGCGACCGCGCTCGGGCTCAAGCAGGTCTATCCGGGCCGTTATTCGCCGGACGGATTGGTCGCGCTGATCGCGCGCGAAGCGGTGACGTTCTCGCATTGCGTGCCGACGCTGCTCGCGATGATTCTCGACAGCCCGGCGTCGGCGGCGGCCGACCTGTCGGCGTGGAAGGTGATCGTCGGCGGCTCGCCGCTGTCCGACGGGCTGGCGCGGGCGGCGCTCGCGCGCGGGATCGAGGTCTACACCGGGTACGGGATGTCGGAAACCTGCCCGCTGATGACCATCGCGCAGATCGACCCGCCGC
This is a stretch of genomic DNA from Burkholderia cenocepacia. It encodes these proteins:
- the hchA gene encoding glyoxalase III HchA is translated as MTSDTTQTDRTPAADPAENNAYFPSPYSLSQYTSSKTDFDGADYPNPYTGGKWKVLMIATDERYILMTNGKMFSTGNHPVEMLLPMHHMDKAGFEIDIATLSGNPAKLELWAMPSDDEAVQSTYRKYLPKLKTPLKLSDVLDQHPGADSPYIAVFIPGGHGVLAGIPHSKDVKRTLRWALDQDRHIITLCHGPACLLSAAVDEDPEDYPFKDYELCVFPDALDTGPNLDIGYMPGPLPWLVAQSLEKLGARVLNKDMTGRCHQDRKLITGDSPLASNGIGKLAAAALLKEVGH
- a CDS encoding fatty acid--CoA ligase, whose amino-acid sequence is MHSSYPYPQDEPAPSGHAYPLLIKQLLHAPLATRPEQEIVYGDRVRHDYWAFRHRIGQLASGLSSIGVGAGDVVAVLDWDSHRYLECYHAIPMMGAVLMTANVRLSPDQLLYTLNHSGACIVLVHRDFLPLWAGMRDRLDTVRHVVLIADGDETGLPDGFTDEYEALVAAGSPDFAFPDFDEQTRATTFYTTGTTGLPKAVAFTHRQLVLHTLAGMAALSSARDRGRVHRDDVYMPITPMFHVHAWGMPYIATALGLKQVYPGRYSPDGLVALIAREAVTFSHCVPTLLAMILDSPASAAADLSAWKVIVGGSPLSDGLARAALARGIEVYTGYGMSETCPLMTIAQIDPPRAAGGASADDDIARRTKAGLPLPLVDLRIVDAQFRDVPHDGRSAGEVVVRTPWATQGYLGDAPASAALWAGGYLHTNDIGVIDPDGRLQITDRIKDVIKTGGEWVSSLELESILSRHPAVRESAVIGVKDARWGERPLALVVLTDEQVGRVEPEELKAHVKQVADRGLISRYAVPERLLIVDAIEKTSVGKINKRALRERYQPD